In the Salmo trutta chromosome 33, fSalTru1.1, whole genome shotgun sequence genome, one interval contains:
- the alkal2b gene encoding ALK and LTK ligand 2b isoform X1, with translation MSSLRAPVLLALLVLLLTAGFCKQSFVHVSPGATTGARTDGRNLLELIMDKVRLTRQLQDEVHVRYPAKKQEFTLETKERNEVNKSHHGEHIIEVFPRDLRQKEKFLKHLTGPLYFNPKCRKHFYRLYHNTRDCTIPAYYKRCARLLTRLAGSQRCTER, from the exons ATGAGTTCGCTGCGTGCCCCCGTCCTTCTGGCGCTGCTGGTCCTCCTGCTTACCGCTGGATTCTGCAAACAGAGCTTTGTGCACGTGAGCCCGGGGGCGACCACAGGGGCGCGCACAGACGGACGCAACCTCCTGGAGCTCATCATGGACAAGGTGCGTCTGACGCGGCAGCTGCAGGACGAGGTACACGTGCGCTACCCCGCCAAAAAACAGGAGTTCACCTTGGAGACcaaggagaggaatgaagtgaaCAAGTCTCACCATGGAGAACACATCATAG AGGTGTTCCCCAGAGACCTGAGGCAAAAGGAGAAGTTCCTCAAACACCTAACAG gtccACTATACTTTAACCCAAAGTGTAGGAAACATTTCTATAGACTATACCACAACACCAGAGACTGTACCATCCCTGCCT aCTATAAGAGGTGTGCCCGTCTTCTCACCAGACTGGCAGGCAGTCAGAGGTGTACAGAGAGGTAG
- the alkal2b gene encoding ALK and LTK ligand 2b isoform X2 translates to MSSLRAPVLLALLVLLLTAGFCKQSFVHVSPGATTGARTDGRNLLELIMDKVRLTRQLQDEVHVRYPAKKQEFTLETKERNEVNKSHHGEHIIEVFPRDLRQKEKFLKHLTGPLYFNPKCRKHFYRLYHNTRDCTIPA, encoded by the exons ATGAGTTCGCTGCGTGCCCCCGTCCTTCTGGCGCTGCTGGTCCTCCTGCTTACCGCTGGATTCTGCAAACAGAGCTTTGTGCACGTGAGCCCGGGGGCGACCACAGGGGCGCGCACAGACGGACGCAACCTCCTGGAGCTCATCATGGACAAGGTGCGTCTGACGCGGCAGCTGCAGGACGAGGTACACGTGCGCTACCCCGCCAAAAAACAGGAGTTCACCTTGGAGACcaaggagaggaatgaagtgaaCAAGTCTCACCATGGAGAACACATCATAG AGGTGTTCCCCAGAGACCTGAGGCAAAAGGAGAAGTTCCTCAAACACCTAACAG gtccACTATACTTTAACCCAAAGTGTAGGAAACATTTCTATAGACTATACCACAACACCAGAGACTGTACCATCCCTGCCT aa